The following coding sequences are from one Microtus pennsylvanicus isolate mMicPen1 chromosome 1, mMicPen1.hap1, whole genome shotgun sequence window:
- the LOC142855681 gene encoding pregnancy-specific glycoprotein 22-like, whose protein sequence is MAFDCIDTLLSKEDCTVGREMEVSSMILCKGYTPWQGLLLTASLLTYWYLPITAQVTIELVPPNVFEGENVRLEVHNMPEDFLAFAWYRGVTNMKRGIAVYAKRKGLNATGPAYSGRQTMYSDGSLLLQRVILKDTGFYTLRVINRQKEIVSTTSVFLHVQISILTCGGRTTSDQPTIEIVPPNVAEGANVLLLAQDLPENLKYFFWYKGVIPFTTYEIARHTIDKNSSFPGPAHSGRETVYSNGSLLLHNVTLDDIGFYTLKTVTREMKLELIHEYLQVNASISTCCNTLSSVQLTIETGSQHVVKGQNIVLLLHNLPEDLLGFAWYKGLYTHQPFRIVTYDRAINSITWGPVSSRREMLHINGSLLLQGITEKDAGLYTILTLNRALRVGTIYVHLHVYKPVTEPFLQVSDSTVTVQSSVVFSCLSTDTRISIRWLFNNQSLQLTERMTLSSTKCGLSIDPVRREDAGYYKCEVSNSFSSETSLPVRLMVTNK, encoded by the exons atgGCCTTTGATTGTATAGACACCTTGCTAAGT AAGGAGGACTgcacagtgggaagagagatggaGGTGTCCTCTATGATCCTCTGCAAGGGCTACACTCCTTGGCAGGGGCTCCTGCTCACAG cTTCCCTTTTAACTTACTGGTATCTACCCATCACTGCCCAAGTCACCATTGAATTAGTGCCACCCAATGTGTTCGAAGGAGAAAATGTCCGTCTAGAGGTCCACAATATGCCAGAGGACTTTCTAGCCTTTGCTTGGTACAGAGGGGTGACAAACATGAAACGCGGAATTGCAGTCTATGCCAAAAGAAAGGGTTTAAATGCAACGGGGCCTGCGTACAGTGGTAGACAGACAATGTACAGTGACGGATCACTGCTGCTCCAGCGTGTCATCCTCAAGGACACAGGATTCTACACCCTACGAGTCataaatagacaaaaagaaaTTGTATCAACAACATCCGTGTTCCTCCATGTGCAGA TCTCCATTTTAACCTGTGGGGGCCGTACCACTTCTGACCAACCCACTATTGAAATAGTGCCACCCAACGTTGCAGAAGGGGCAAATGTTCTTCTACTTGCTCAAGATCTCCCAGAGAACCTTAAATACTTTTTCTGGTACAAAGGTGTGATTCCATTCACCACCTACGAGATTGCCAGACACACCATAGACAAGAATTCAAGTTTCCCTGGCCCTGCACACAGTGGTAGAGAGACAGTGTACAGCAATGGATCTCTGCTGCTCCACAATGTCACCCTGGATGATATTGGATTCTACACCCTAAAAACTGTGACtagagaaatgaaactagaattaATACATGAGTATCTACAGGTGAATG CCTCCATTTCTACTTGCTGCAACACTCTCAGCTCTGTCCAACTCACCATAGAAACAGGGTCACAGCATGTTGTTAAAGGGCAAAACATTGTTCTCCTTCTTCATAATCTGCCAGAAGATCTACTAGGCTTTGCCTGGTACAAAGGACTGTATACCCATCAGCCCTTTAGAATTGTGACCTATGACAGAGCTATCAATTCCATCACCTGGGGGCCTGTCTCCAGCAGAAGAGAGATGCTTCACATCAATGGATCTCTGCTGCTCCAGGGCATCACTGAGAAAGATGCAGGACTGTATACAATACTTACCTTAAACAGAGCTTTACGAGTTGGAACCATATATGTGCATCTTCATGTGTACA AGCCTGTGACAGAGCCCTTTCTGCAAGTCAGTGACAGCACTGTCACAGTACAGAGTTCTGTGGTTTTCAGTTGCCTCTCAACTGACACTAGAATCTCCATCCGTTGGCTCTTCAATAACCAGAGTCTGCAGCTCACAGAGAGGATGACTCTGTCCTCAACAAAGTGTGGACTCAGCATAGATCCTGTCAGAAGGGAAGATGCCGGATACTATAAGTGTGAGGTATCCAACTCATTCAGTTCGGAGACCAGTCTTCCAGTCAGGCTGATGGTGACGAATAAGTGA